In the genome of Microbacterium paraoxydans, the window GATCAAGGTCGGGCAGTTCATGTCCTCGCGCCTCGATGTGCTCCCGCCCGAGATCACGGCCGAGCTGGAGGGGCTGCAGGACGAGGTTCCCGCCGTGCCCACCCCGCAGATCCGGGCGCTCGCGGAGGCCGAGCTGGGCATGCCGCTCGAGCGGGTGTACACCTGGTTCGACGACACCCCGGTCGCGGCCGCGTCCCTCGGCCAGGTGCACCGGGCGCGGCTGTCGGCGCTCGATGCGGAGGACACCGGGCTCGACGAGGTCGTGGTCAAGGTGCAGCGCCCGGGCATCGACGAGATCGTCGCCGTCGACCTCGCCGCCCTCCGCCGGGTCGCGCGGTGGCTGACCCGGGTCCGGATCGTCGCCGACCGCGTGGACGCCCCCGCCCTCGTGGAGGAGTTCGCCGTCACGAGCCTCGAGGAGATCGACTACCTCCACGAAGCCCGCAGCGCCGAGCGGTTCCGCGAGAACTTCGCCGACGACCCGCGCGTCGCCGCCCCCGAGATCGTCTGGGAGCGCACGACCCGCCGGGTCCTGACGCTGTCCGACGTGACCGCGATCAAGATCAACGACACCGCGGCGCTCCGGGCGGCGGGCATCGACCCCTCCGCGGTCGCCGATGCCTTCGCTGAGGTCATGTTCGACCAGGTCTTCACGCACCGGTTCGTGCACGCCGACCCGCACCCCGGCAACATCTTCGTCACGCCCGTCCCTTCGACGGGCTCAGGGACCCAAGCGGGCTCAGGGACCCAAGGGGGCTCAGGGGCCCAGGGCGGCTTCCGGCTCACGTTCATCGACTTCGGCATGATGGCCGAGGTCTCCGACAACCTCCGCCAGGGGCTGCGGACCCTCCTCATCGCGGTGACAGCGCGGGACAGTCGCGGCCTCGTCCGTGCCGCGAAGGAGATCGGCGTGCTGCTCCCCACGGCCGACACGGGGGAGCTGGAGCGAGCGCTGACCGCCCTCTTCGCGCGCTTCGGCGGCATGGGGTTCGCGGAGCTGAGCCGGGTGGACCCGCGGGAGTTCACCGACTTCGCCGAGGAGTTCGGCGACATGGTGCGGCGGCTTCCGCTGCAGCTCCCCGAGGACATGCTGCTCCTCATCCGGGCCGTGTCCCTCACGTCCGGCATGTGCAGCGGCCTGAACCCGGCATTCAACGTGTGGGACGCGGCCGAGCCGTACGCCGCGCGGCTCCTCCGCGACGAGTCCGGAAACCTCATGCAGGACATGGCGGAGCAGGCCATGGCGAACGCGGCCACGACCTGGCGGCTCCCGAAGCGCATCGACGACATCATCACCCGCGTCGACGACGGCAACGTCTCCTTCGACACCTCGCGTCTGGAGCGCCGCCTCGACCGGCTGGAGGGCATCGCACGGCGGATCGCCTCCGGCGTGCTGTTCGCCGCGATACTCGTCGGCGGGGCGCTGCTCGTCGGTCCGCTCCCGCCATTGGGTATCACCCTGCTGTGGGTCTCGGTGCTGCCGCTCCTCGGCGCCCTCTTCCTGGGCCGCCGCCGCCCCCGCTGACTCCCGCCGAACCCCGCCTGAACCCCGCCCGACGGCCCCGCCAGAACAGGCGAACGCGCGGAATCAGGCGCTCCCAACCAGGAGCGCCTGATCTCCCGCGTCCGCCTGAGGCCCCGCAGGTGGAAAGATGGTCTCTCATGGACACGCCTGAGAAGCCCACCGAACGCTCCGCAGGATCGACCCGTCCGCGCACTGACGCCGTCGTGACCGGGACGCACCGACAAGCCGCGAAGGCCTCCGAGACCGCGCGCAAGATCGTCCGTGACATCACGACGGTCCCGCCGCGCAGCGTGCACCCGGCGCTCGTGCCCGGTGTCTCGGTCGAGGAGACGGGGCGCACCTACCGCACCGACCCGCTCGTCTTCGGCGTCGCCGCCGCGTTCGCCCTCGCCTTCATCGCGTGGGGCGTGTTCGCGGGGGACAACCTCGCCGGCACCACGAGCACGGTCCTCGCCTGGGTCGTGGAGTACTTCGGCTTCTTCTTCACGACCATCGCCACGATCATCCTCGTGTTCATGCTGTTCGTCGGCTTCAGCAAGTACGGGCGCATCCCGCTCGGCCGCGACGACGAGGAGCCCGAGTTCTCGATGTTCTCGTGGATCTCCATGCTCTTCGCGGCGGGCATGGGCATCGGCCTGGTGTTCTGGGGCGCCGCCGAGCCGCTGACGTTCTTCGAGAACCCGCCGCCAGGCACCGTCGAGGCGAACACCCTCGAGGCCATGCACACCGCGCAGACCCAGGTGCTGTACCACTGGGGTCCGCAGGCCTGGGCGTTCTACGCGCTCGTCGGCGGAGCCATCGCGTACGGCGCCTACCGCCGCGGCCGCACGCCGCTGATCTCCTCGATCTTCGCCCCACTGCTGGGCGAGAACCGCACCACGGGCCCGGTCGGCCGCACGATCGACATCTTCTCCATCATCGTGACGCTGTTCGGCACGGCCGCCTCGCTGGGGCTCGGTGCGCTGCAGATCGGGCACGGGGTCGAGATCGTCAGCGGAGCCGGACCCCTCGGCAACGGCATCCTCATCGCGGTCATCGCGGTGCTCACGGCCTGCTTCATCGCGTCCGCCGTCTCCGGTGTCTCCAAGGGCATCCGCGCGCTGTCGAACATCAACGCCGTGGTCGCCATCCTGCTGGCGTTCTTCGTGTTCTTCGTCGGCCCGACGCTGCTGATCCTCAACGTCATCCCGTCGGTCGCGGTCCAGTTCCTCGGCGACCTGCCCACCATGATCGGCCGCTCCGCCTCGCAGGGTGAAGCCGCGCAGGCCTTCCTGTCGAGCTGGACGATCTTCTACTGGGCGTGGTGGATCTCGTGGTCGCCCTTCGTCGGGATGTTCATCGCGAAGATCTCGCGCGGCCGCACGCTCCGTCAGTTCGTGTCGGTCGTCATCGTGGTGCCGTCCGCGATCTCGCTCGTGTGGTTCGCGATCTTCGGCACCACGGCCATCCAGCAGCAGATGGACGGCGCGGGTCTCGTCGTCGACCCGCCGGAGGAGGTGCTGTTCGGGGTGCTGGAGAACCTGCCGTTCCCGCTCGTCACCAGCATCATCCTGATCATCCTCATCGCGATCTTCTTCATCACGGGCGCCGACTCCGCCTCGCTCGTCATGGGCACGCTGTCCCAGCAGGGCCGCCCGGAGCCGTCGCGCTGGGTCGCCGTCGTCTGGGGTGTGCTCGTCGGGGTGATCGCGGCGGTGCTGCTCGTCAGCGGCGCCGAGGGGAGCGGCCTGCAGTCCCTGCAGAACGCGACGATCATCGCGGCGCTGCCGTTCGCGATCATCATGGCGTTCATGATGATCGCGTTCATGAAGGATTTGCGGCGGGATCCCCTGATCCTGCGCGACCGGTATGCCCGGGCCGCCGTCCGCCACAGCGTCATGGCCGGGCTCGAGGAGTACGGCGACGACTTCGCCCTCGTGCCCGTCGAGTACGACCACTCGGAGGACGACCTCGCCTGGATCGACGAGGACACCGTCGACGACACCCTCGCCGAGGTGTACGAGGCCGCGACCGAGGCGATCGACATCATCCCGCCGGCCGAGGTGGACGCCGCCGTCGATGCGGCGATGGACGCCCCTGCCGACAAGGACTGAACGCGGGAGCTC includes:
- a CDS encoding ABC1 kinase family protein; the encoded protein is MTAAAAQGPHRARYRRILSFASREFLKIWWFELVLPRFGLSSVAERTRARRMQRFARRFHTLAVELGGLMIKVGQFMSSRLDVLPPEITAELEGLQDEVPAVPTPQIRALAEAELGMPLERVYTWFDDTPVAAASLGQVHRARLSALDAEDTGLDEVVVKVQRPGIDEIVAVDLAALRRVARWLTRVRIVADRVDAPALVEEFAVTSLEEIDYLHEARSAERFRENFADDPRVAAPEIVWERTTRRVLTLSDVTAIKINDTAALRAAGIDPSAVADAFAEVMFDQVFTHRFVHADPHPGNIFVTPVPSTGSGTQAGSGTQGGSGAQGGFRLTFIDFGMMAEVSDNLRQGLRTLLIAVTARDSRGLVRAAKEIGVLLPTADTGELERALTALFARFGGMGFAELSRVDPREFTDFAEEFGDMVRRLPLQLPEDMLLLIRAVSLTSGMCSGLNPAFNVWDAAEPYAARLLRDESGNLMQDMAEQAMANAATTWRLPKRIDDIITRVDDGNVSFDTSRLERRLDRLEGIARRIASGVLFAAILVGGALLVGPLPPLGITLLWVSVLPLLGALFLGRRRPR
- a CDS encoding BCCT family transporter gives rise to the protein MDTPEKPTERSAGSTRPRTDAVVTGTHRQAAKASETARKIVRDITTVPPRSVHPALVPGVSVEETGRTYRTDPLVFGVAAAFALAFIAWGVFAGDNLAGTTSTVLAWVVEYFGFFFTTIATIILVFMLFVGFSKYGRIPLGRDDEEPEFSMFSWISMLFAAGMGIGLVFWGAAEPLTFFENPPPGTVEANTLEAMHTAQTQVLYHWGPQAWAFYALVGGAIAYGAYRRGRTPLISSIFAPLLGENRTTGPVGRTIDIFSIIVTLFGTAASLGLGALQIGHGVEIVSGAGPLGNGILIAVIAVLTACFIASAVSGVSKGIRALSNINAVVAILLAFFVFFVGPTLLILNVIPSVAVQFLGDLPTMIGRSASQGEAAQAFLSSWTIFYWAWWISWSPFVGMFIAKISRGRTLRQFVSVVIVVPSAISLVWFAIFGTTAIQQQMDGAGLVVDPPEEVLFGVLENLPFPLVTSIILIILIAIFFITGADSASLVMGTLSQQGRPEPSRWVAVVWGVLVGVIAAVLLVSGAEGSGLQSLQNATIIAALPFAIIMAFMMIAFMKDLRRDPLILRDRYARAAVRHSVMAGLEEYGDDFALVPVEYDHSEDDLAWIDEDTVDDTLAEVYEAATEAIDIIPPAEVDAAVDAAMDAPADKD